A genomic segment from Streptomyces sp. NBC_01233 encodes:
- a CDS encoding creatininase family protein, producing MSLLPTATSTDVQEQQPRIAVPPVGSFEQHGHHLPLITDTAIACIISRDIADAYLVHLLPPITMSCSHEHAAFPGTVSISAKTLYAVIDDIRASLARSGIHKLVIVNGHGGNYVLSNVVQEANVDGPAVSLFPLGPDWDRAREYGGLESDRHADMHAGEVETSILLHAAPELVREGSDGADHDGGARPFLLVHGMSAYTETGVIGFPSLASAIE from the coding sequence GTGAGCCTGCTGCCGACCGCCACGAGCACCGACGTCCAGGAACAGCAACCCCGCATCGCGGTCCCACCCGTCGGCTCCTTCGAGCAGCACGGCCACCATCTCCCACTGATCACCGACACGGCCATCGCGTGCATCATCAGCCGGGACATAGCCGATGCCTACCTCGTTCACCTGCTGCCGCCGATCACGATGTCGTGCAGCCACGAGCACGCCGCTTTCCCTGGCACGGTCAGCATCAGCGCGAAGACCCTCTACGCCGTGATCGACGACATCCGCGCGTCCCTCGCCCGCTCGGGCATCCACAAGTTGGTGATCGTCAACGGTCACGGCGGGAACTACGTCCTGTCGAACGTGGTCCAGGAAGCCAACGTCGACGGCCCGGCGGTCTCCCTGTTCCCCCTCGGCCCCGACTGGGACCGCGCCCGCGAGTACGGCGGACTCGAGTCCGACAGGCACGCGGATATGCACGCCGGCGAGGTCGAGACGTCCATCCTGCTCCACGCAGCTCCCGAGCTAGTCCGCGAGGGCTCCGACGGCGCAGACCACGACGGCGGAGCACGTCCCTTCCTACTCGTACACGGAATGAGTGCATACACAGAAACCGGAGTGATCGGATTCCCCTCGCTTGCTTCTGCTATCGAGTAG
- a CDS encoding group II intron maturase-specific domain-containing protein, which produces MVSPVLANLFLHYAFDTWMAREFPSVWFERYADDAVLHCVTERQARHVLAALRDRLVEVGLRLHPDKTRIVYCKDSHRRGSYEHTSFTFLGYTFRPRKSRNRHGKQFLSFEPAISREALTRIGHEVRSWQLHLRTGTSFGDLARTINRVVGGWINYYGRFRPWELFPFVMRINAYLVRWIRKKYKRLASRRKAHAKLVEIAQRYPRMFVHWRLTTAACEI; this is translated from the coding sequence GTGGTGTCTCCCGTCCTGGCGAACCTGTTCCTGCACTACGCGTTCGACACCTGGATGGCCCGGGAGTTCCCGTCCGTCTGGTTCGAACGCTACGCGGATGACGCGGTGTTGCACTGCGTCACCGAGCGCCAGGCCCGCCACGTGTTGGCCGCGCTCAGGGACAGGTTGGTCGAAGTCGGGTTGCGGCTGCACCCGGACAAGACCCGGATCGTCTACTGCAAGGACTCGCACCGGCGCGGCTCCTACGAGCACACGTCGTTCACGTTCCTCGGGTACACGTTCCGTCCCAGAAAGAGCCGGAATCGGCACGGCAAGCAGTTCCTGTCGTTCGAGCCGGCCATCAGCAGGGAAGCCCTGACTCGGATCGGCCACGAGGTGCGTTCATGGCAACTGCACCTCCGCACCGGCACCTCCTTCGGAGACCTCGCCCGCACGATCAACCGTGTGGTCGGGGGGTGGATCAACTACTACGGACGTTTCCGGCCGTGGGAGCTGTTCCCCTTCGTGATGCGCATCAACGCCTACCTGGTGCGCTGGATCCGCAAGAAGTACAAACGGCTCGCAAGCCGTCGGAAGGCCCACGCGAAGCTCGTGGAGATCGCGCAGCGGTACCCACGGATGTTCGTGCACTGGCGCCTCACCACTGCTGCCTGCGAGATCTGA
- the cysS gene encoding cysteine--tRNA ligase yields the protein MMSIKVHNTLTNQSEEFRPEREAEVRMFVCGPTVYGPSHVGHAKTYTQFDFIARYLEVSGYRVTYLQNITDVDDKIIRRSAEEGVPPEEIAALFEKQYLEDMAALGNTRVDVHARAHDHIDGIVDQIKRLIERGHAYQLDDGWYFDLASFPAYGKLSGRTDLRPEDSVSRIDDNSKKRNPGDFALWKGRKDGEPFWETELGPGRPGWHIEDTAITETFFGPSYDLHGGAVDLIFPHHEAEVAQMEAASGIEPLARYWMHTGLLRVDGEKMSKSTGNFLTIRDALARTDFRTLRHAFLSQHYRSSMELSDSTLEQARGARRRIENFARTIDPAHTDSQANAARAADAWKEMRERLDDDFDTPGALAVLFQYIREQNRMEEPAGPAAMRLIEDVNNLFGTFDISGPAQSDAAVDELVKERDRLRAAKKFAEADAIRDQLTQQGVILEDSPEGTRWWKEHTS from the coding sequence ATGATGTCGATCAAGGTCCACAACACGCTCACCAACCAGTCGGAGGAGTTCCGCCCCGAGCGGGAGGCCGAGGTGCGGATGTTCGTGTGCGGACCCACCGTCTACGGCCCGAGCCACGTCGGGCACGCGAAGACGTACACGCAGTTCGACTTCATCGCCCGGTACCTGGAAGTGAGCGGGTACAGGGTCACGTACCTCCAGAACATCACCGACGTCGATGACAAGATCATCCGGCGGTCGGCCGAGGAGGGCGTCCCGCCGGAGGAGATCGCGGCGCTCTTCGAGAAGCAGTACCTGGAGGACATGGCCGCGCTGGGGAACACTCGCGTCGACGTCCACGCGCGAGCCCACGACCACATTGACGGGATCGTGGACCAGATCAAGCGGCTGATCGAGCGAGGCCACGCCTACCAGCTCGACGACGGCTGGTACTTCGACCTGGCCTCGTTCCCCGCGTACGGCAAGCTCTCCGGCCGCACCGACCTGCGACCCGAGGACTCGGTGTCGCGGATCGACGACAACTCGAAGAAGCGCAACCCGGGCGACTTCGCGCTGTGGAAGGGCCGCAAGGACGGCGAGCCGTTCTGGGAGACCGAGCTGGGACCGGGCCGGCCGGGGTGGCACATCGAGGACACCGCGATCACGGAGACGTTCTTCGGACCCTCGTACGACCTGCACGGTGGGGCCGTGGACCTCATCTTCCCGCACCACGAGGCTGAGGTGGCCCAGATGGAAGCCGCCTCCGGGATCGAGCCGCTGGCCCGCTACTGGATGCACACCGGTCTGCTGCGCGTCGACGGCGAGAAAATGTCGAAGAGCACCGGGAACTTCCTCACCATCCGCGACGCCCTCGCCCGGACGGACTTCCGTACGCTGCGGCACGCTTTCCTCTCCCAGCACTACCGCTCCTCCATGGAGCTGAGCGACTCCACGCTGGAGCAGGCCCGAGGGGCACGCCGCCGGATCGAGAACTTCGCCCGGACCATCGACCCCGCGCACACGGACAGCCAGGCGAACGCCGCACGCGCCGCCGATGCCTGGAAGGAGATGCGTGAGCGCCTGGACGACGACTTCGACACCCCCGGCGCCCTCGCCGTCCTGTTCCAGTACATCCGCGAGCAGAACCGCATGGAGGAGCCGGCCGGCCCGGCCGCTATGCGGCTGATCGAGGACGTGAACAACCTCTTCGGCACCTTCGACATCAGCGGCCCCGCCCAGAGCGACGCCGCCGTCGACGAACTCGTGAAGGAGCGCGACCGGCTCCGTGCGGCGAAGAAGTTCGCCGAGGCCGACGCGATCCGAGACCAGCTCACCCAGCAGGGCGTGATCCTCGAGGACTCGCCCGAAGGAACCCGTTGGTGGAAGGAGCACACCTCATGA
- a CDS encoding reverse transcriptase domain-containing protein, which yields MGQLKSQIKPFDISKWEVKEAWEEVKSHRGAPGVDGQSIDDFEKDLKSNLYKVWNRMSSGSYFPPPMRAVEIPKPNGGGTRMLGIPAVADRVAQTVVARHLVRRVDPVFHPDSYGYRPGRSALDAVERCRERSWKRDWVVEFDIAKFFDSVPWDLLVKAVEAHTDAVWVNLYVRRWLAAPLAMPDGSLLERERGTPQGAPVTLPTQWATSASR from the coding sequence ATGGGCCAGTTGAAGTCTCAGATCAAGCCGTTTGATATTTCGAAGTGGGAAGTCAAGGAGGCGTGGGAGGAAGTCAAGTCACATAGGGGCGCACCTGGCGTGGACGGACAGAGCATCGACGACTTCGAGAAGGACTTGAAGAGCAACCTCTATAAGGTCTGGAACCGGATGTCATCGGGCTCGTACTTTCCGCCGCCGATGCGTGCGGTGGAAATCCCCAAGCCGAATGGAGGCGGCACGAGAATGCTTGGCATTCCCGCTGTCGCCGACCGAGTGGCTCAGACCGTTGTGGCCCGGCATCTGGTGCGAAGGGTGGACCCTGTTTTCCACCCGGACAGCTACGGATACCGGCCAGGACGGTCCGCCTTGGACGCGGTGGAAAGGTGCCGGGAACGAAGTTGGAAGCGGGACTGGGTGGTGGAGTTCGACATCGCCAAGTTCTTCGACAGCGTGCCCTGGGACCTGCTGGTCAAGGCGGTGGAAGCGCACACCGACGCCGTCTGGGTGAACTTGTACGTGCGGCGGTGGCTCGCCGCCCCGCTCGCCATGCCCGATGGCTCCCTGCTGGAACGGGAACGCGGAACCCCACAAGGGGCCCCCGTCACGCTCCCAACGCAATGGGCAACTTCTGCTTCGAGGTGA
- a CDS encoding IS3 family transposase (programmed frameshift) produces MARPSKYSAEFRSDAIALWRASAGRRTFKDVAVDLNVNPETLRTWVRDADRSPAAAGTSQDTEAELARLRAENARLAKAEKGMAARAGDPAPGSGVFRPGDEVKTAAWDFISAHAERFGIKRICRVLEVSRSGYYRWTADAEARTVRQAEEDALVAEIREIHAEHRGNYGALRVHAELRGFGHTVNRKRVARLMRKNGIVGRHLRKKKRTTIADRLAPPVSDLVQRDFTAGALDEKWCGDITYVQVGATWLYLACVIDIRSRRVLGYSMAPHMRAGLVIDALQAAVTARGGEVTGVIFHADRGSQYTSAAFAQVCDRYDIRRSMGRVGSSYDNALAESFWQGLKRETMYGKLFLTMQQARLEIFQWLTYYNARRRHSALGYLSPMEFEQQHHRTGKLQLAA; encoded by the exons ATGGCACGGCCCTCGAAGTACAGTGCGGAGTTCCGGTCCGACGCGATCGCGTTGTGGCGGGCCTCGGCTGGCAGGCGGACGTTCAAGGACGTCGCGGTCGATCTGAATGTCAACCCCGAGACACTGCGGACCTGGGTGCGTGACGCCGACAGGTCTCCGGCCGCTGCCGGCACGTCGCAGGACACCGAGGCCGAGCTGGCCCGGTTGCGGGCGGAGAACGCCCGGCTGGCCAAGGCGGAGA AAGGAATGGCAGCTCGAGCGGGAGATCCTGCGCCGGGCAGCGGCGTATTTCGCCCGGGAGATGAAGTGAAGACCGCCGCTTGGGACTTCATCTCCGCCCACGCCGAGAGGTTCGGCATCAAGCGGATATGCCGGGTCCTGGAAGTCTCCCGCTCCGGCTACTACCGGTGGACCGCCGACGCGGAAGCTCGAACCGTACGGCAGGCTGAGGAGGACGCCCTGGTCGCCGAGATCAGAGAGATCCATGCCGAACACCGCGGGAACTACGGCGCGCTTCGCGTCCATGCCGAACTGCGCGGCTTCGGCCATACAGTCAACCGCAAGCGGGTCGCCAGGCTGATGCGCAAGAACGGCATCGTCGGCCGTCACCTGCGCAAGAAGAAGCGCACCACCATCGCGGACCGTCTGGCCCCGCCGGTGTCGGACCTGGTCCAGCGGGACTTCACCGCTGGCGCGCTGGACGAGAAGTGGTGCGGTGACATCACATACGTGCAGGTCGGCGCCACGTGGCTCTACCTCGCCTGCGTCATTGACATCCGCTCGCGCCGGGTGCTCGGCTACTCGATGGCCCCACACATGCGGGCCGGCCTCGTCATCGACGCGCTCCAGGCCGCGGTCACGGCCCGCGGCGGCGAAGTCACCGGGGTGATCTTCCACGCGGACCGCGGATCGCAATATACGTCGGCCGCGTTCGCCCAGGTCTGCGACCGGTACGACATCCGCAGGAGCATGGGCAGAGTCGGCTCGAGCTATGACAACGCCCTGGCCGAGAGTTTCTGGCAGGGACTGAAGCGAGAAACGATGTACGGGAAGCTGTTCTTGACGATGCAACAGGCGAGGCTGGAGATCTTCCAGTGGCTCACCTACTACAACGCCCGCCGCCGTCATAGCGCGCTGGGCTACCTCTCC
- a CDS encoding serine hydrolase domain-containing protein: MTTIDGEVAPGFEPVREAFMENFTQHGDIGAAVCVYWHGRPVVDLWGGVADPETGRPWTRDTLQLVYSATKGATATAAHMLVERGLLDLDAPVAKYWPEFAANGKADIPVRWLLSHQAGLVALDQPLPLAEALSWEPMAVALAAQRPQWTPGTAHGYHGRTWGWLVGEVIRRASGRSPGRFFADEIARPLGLDFFIGLPASKRDRVSRMVYRRPAVDLTAVPAESVPEELREQVAAWRDPNSFSNRAFAVTDPAAIDFDSPEVQAAELPSSNGIGTARALARMYAALIGEVDGVRLLAEETLSSAIQEQANGQDQVMVIPSRFSTGFMLPTEGNLMTGPNAFGHTGRGGSLGFADPTHGIAFGYVMNHIVSGSDDARAALLTEAVRESLAASG, from the coding sequence ATGACGACGATCGACGGTGAGGTAGCGCCCGGGTTCGAGCCGGTCCGCGAGGCGTTCATGGAGAACTTCACCCAGCACGGGGACATCGGCGCGGCCGTGTGCGTCTACTGGCACGGTCGGCCGGTGGTCGACCTGTGGGGTGGCGTCGCAGACCCCGAGACCGGCCGTCCGTGGACACGGGACACCCTGCAACTGGTCTACTCGGCGACCAAGGGAGCCACGGCGACCGCGGCGCACATGCTGGTCGAGCGCGGACTGCTGGACCTTGACGCGCCGGTGGCGAAGTACTGGCCGGAGTTCGCGGCGAACGGCAAGGCGGACATCCCCGTCCGCTGGCTCCTGTCCCACCAGGCCGGCCTGGTCGCCCTGGACCAACCGCTGCCGCTGGCAGAGGCACTGTCCTGGGAGCCCATGGCAGTAGCGCTGGCGGCGCAGCGTCCCCAGTGGACTCCAGGCACCGCACACGGGTACCACGGCCGAACCTGGGGCTGGCTGGTCGGCGAAGTGATCCGCCGGGCCTCCGGCCGCTCACCAGGCCGCTTCTTCGCCGACGAGATCGCGCGCCCGCTCGGACTGGACTTCTTCATCGGCCTGCCGGCGAGCAAGCGCGACCGGGTCAGCCGCATGGTGTACCGGCGACCGGCGGTAGACCTTACGGCGGTGCCGGCCGAGTCGGTCCCCGAGGAGCTCCGCGAACAGGTCGCCGCCTGGCGGGACCCGAACTCCTTCAGCAACCGGGCGTTCGCCGTCACCGACCCGGCCGCGATCGACTTCGACTCCCCCGAGGTACAGGCCGCAGAACTCCCATCCTCCAACGGCATCGGCACCGCACGGGCACTCGCGCGCATGTACGCCGCGCTGATCGGCGAGGTAGACGGCGTACGCCTGCTCGCCGAGGAGACCCTGTCCTCGGCGATCCAGGAGCAGGCCAACGGCCAGGACCAGGTCATGGTGATCCCGAGCCGATTCAGCACCGGATTCATGCTGCCCACGGAGGGTAACCTCATGACCGGCCCGAACGCCTTCGGCCACACCGGCCGCGGCGGCTCGCTCGGCTTCGCCGACCCCACACATGGCATCGCCTTCGGCTACGTCATGAACCACATCGTCAGCGGCTCGGACGATGCGCGCGCGGCTTTGCTGACCGAAGCAGTCCGGGAGTCGCTGGCTGCATCCGGGTGA
- a CDS encoding sugar-transfer associated ATP-grasp domain-containing protein codes for MRRTANRGFNHRQAVTEEWFRTRVLPRVSGVRFLPYQVRQLRSEHLPAMLRDEDRKSMARIAGDLVKVTKRWQCLPFHYFRYGGYRREVSAERACSYLPETALFHRLLPRVNRDTIDLDDKASCKKILSAAGIPQPTLIASGDHRGGVTSDGEAVSLPDVLDRASGFGRVVVKPSRYSSGGSGVVIVCPGEDGFDLSAYAERWGTWLVEQHVPQHPDLDVLNPYALNTFRVITLLRDGAAEVRYVMLKLGGTDSTTDNSAAGGMQIRVHPDGRLDRHGYDRYLNAHTRHGVSSVPFADHRISRMTEVRELAERCARLFPQVPFIGWDIALTPSGPVVIEGNSSPSLAHIQRTHGGVALELVPALRSVMDRPII; via the coding sequence ATGAGACGTACCGCGAACCGCGGGTTCAACCACCGCCAGGCCGTGACCGAGGAGTGGTTCCGCACTCGGGTTCTTCCCCGCGTATCCGGAGTGCGGTTCCTCCCCTACCAGGTGCGGCAGCTGCGGAGCGAGCACCTTCCCGCAATGCTGCGCGATGAAGACCGGAAGAGCATGGCCCGGATCGCGGGGGACCTGGTGAAGGTCACCAAGCGGTGGCAGTGCCTGCCCTTCCACTACTTCCGCTACGGCGGATACCGGCGCGAGGTGTCCGCCGAACGAGCCTGCTCGTACCTGCCGGAGACGGCCCTGTTCCACCGGCTCCTTCCCCGCGTGAACCGGGACACGATCGACCTGGACGACAAGGCGTCCTGCAAGAAGATCCTCTCCGCGGCTGGCATCCCGCAGCCCACACTGATCGCGAGCGGCGACCACCGCGGCGGTGTGACGTCCGACGGTGAGGCGGTGTCGCTGCCGGACGTCCTCGATCGCGCTTCCGGCTTCGGGCGCGTGGTGGTCAAGCCCTCCCGCTACTCCAGTGGTGGATCCGGCGTCGTGATCGTGTGCCCTGGCGAGGACGGCTTCGACCTGTCGGCCTACGCGGAGCGGTGGGGTACGTGGCTGGTGGAGCAGCACGTGCCACAGCATCCCGACCTGGACGTGTTGAACCCGTACGCCCTCAACACGTTCCGCGTGATCACCCTGCTTCGTGACGGCGCCGCCGAGGTCCGGTACGTGATGTTGAAGCTCGGCGGCACCGACAGCACGACAGACAACTCGGCCGCCGGCGGCATGCAGATCCGAGTCCACCCAGACGGGCGACTCGACCGCCACGGCTATGACCGGTACCTGAACGCCCACACCCGCCACGGGGTCAGTTCGGTGCCGTTCGCCGACCACCGGATCTCCCGCATGACGGAGGTCCGAGAGCTGGCCGAGCGTTGTGCCCGCCTGTTCCCGCAGGTGCCCTTCATCGGCTGGGACATCGCACTCACGCCCAGCGGACCCGTGGTCATCGAGGGCAACAGCAGCCCTTCCCTCGCACACATCCAGCGCACCCACGGCGGTGTCGCGCTGGAGCTCGTCCCCGCGCTCCGCTCCGTGATGGATCGCCCGATCATCTGA
- a CDS encoding recombinase family protein, with protein sequence MTSVAIYARVSSARQKKDQTIGSQTAALRAHAATAHLELPEEWVFEDEGHSGATLVRPALERLRDLVAQVGVDVVLCYAPDRLARKFAYQALLIEEFARAGTRVEFVRGPRGDTPEDQLMVQFQGMFAEYEKAQLMERYRRGKTYRARSGAVNVLGGAPFGYRYLRKTPECGATYEIVESEAALVVELFRRYTDDGASIADLTRWLTGSGTPTRTGKTRWDRSVIWGMLRNPAYAGQAAFGKTQILHESPGLNRRARLEGRSTPRAVKTTDRPREEWITIPVPALVTPATFERAAQRLADNKRFASRNSKVPSLLQGLSACVSCGYGYYRTSTTTSSGKKIYYYRCLGSDDYRYAGGRVCTNKPVRADYLDTVVWDHIIGMTADPHLIRSEIDKRLDRARTSDPATRQRSRLELALAKATAAITRMIEAFQEQLVTIDELRARMPGLRARESNLRGQLDALDAQLADRDAYLKLADDLEGFLAQLRENAGTAEVPERQRVLRLLVKDVLVGPEKITIRHRIPVRERTADDQHQDQDATEGDSCPSYPLRWGRGVSRPGEPVPALRVRHLDGPGVPVRLVRTLRG encoded by the coding sequence ATGACCAGCGTGGCGATCTACGCCCGGGTGTCCTCGGCCCGGCAGAAGAAGGACCAGACGATCGGCTCGCAGACCGCGGCCCTGCGCGCGCACGCCGCCACCGCGCATCTTGAGCTGCCCGAGGAGTGGGTGTTCGAGGACGAGGGGCACTCCGGGGCGACCTTGGTGCGGCCCGCGCTGGAGCGGCTGCGCGACCTGGTCGCCCAGGTCGGCGTGGATGTGGTGCTGTGCTACGCGCCCGACCGCCTCGCCCGCAAGTTCGCTTACCAGGCCCTGCTGATCGAGGAGTTCGCCCGGGCCGGCACCCGGGTGGAGTTCGTGCGCGGCCCACGCGGCGACACTCCCGAGGACCAGCTGATGGTCCAGTTCCAGGGCATGTTCGCCGAGTACGAGAAGGCCCAGCTGATGGAACGCTACCGGCGCGGGAAGACCTACCGGGCGCGCTCGGGGGCAGTGAACGTGCTGGGCGGAGCCCCGTTCGGTTACCGCTACCTGCGCAAGACCCCCGAGTGCGGGGCCACCTACGAGATCGTCGAGTCCGAGGCGGCGCTGGTGGTCGAGCTGTTCCGCCGCTACACCGACGACGGGGCCTCCATCGCGGACCTGACCCGCTGGCTCACCGGCAGCGGCACTCCCACCCGCACCGGCAAGACCCGCTGGGACCGAAGCGTCATCTGGGGCATGCTCCGCAACCCCGCCTACGCAGGGCAGGCAGCCTTCGGCAAGACCCAGATCCTCCACGAGTCCCCGGGCCTCAACCGCCGGGCCCGCCTGGAGGGCCGCAGCACTCCGCGCGCCGTCAAGACCACCGACCGCCCCCGCGAGGAGTGGATCACCATCCCCGTTCCCGCGCTCGTCACCCCGGCCACCTTCGAACGCGCCGCCCAGCGGCTCGCCGACAACAAGCGCTTCGCTTCGCGCAACAGCAAGGTCCCCTCCCTGCTTCAGGGGTTGTCGGCCTGCGTGAGCTGCGGATACGGCTACTACCGCACCTCGACCACTACTTCCTCCGGCAAGAAGATCTACTACTACCGGTGCCTGGGCTCCGACGACTACCGCTACGCGGGCGGCCGGGTCTGCACCAACAAGCCCGTCCGCGCCGACTACCTCGACACCGTCGTCTGGGACCACATCATCGGCATGACCGCCGACCCGCACCTGATCCGTTCCGAGATCGACAAGCGGCTGGACCGCGCCCGCACCTCCGACCCCGCCACCCGTCAGCGCAGCCGTCTCGAACTGGCCCTGGCCAAGGCCACCGCAGCGATCACACGCATGATCGAAGCGTTCCAGGAACAGCTGGTCACCATCGACGAACTGCGGGCCCGGATGCCCGGCCTGCGGGCCCGGGAGAGCAACCTGCGCGGCCAACTCGACGCGCTGGACGCCCAGCTCGCCGACCGCGACGCCTACCTCAAGCTCGCTGACGACCTCGAAGGCTTCCTCGCCCAGCTCCGAGAGAACGCTGGGACAGCCGAGGTCCCCGAGCGCCAGCGCGTCCTGCGGCTCCTCGTCAAAGACGTCCTCGTCGGACCCGAGAAAATCACCATCCGGCACCGCATACCCGTGCGTGAGCGCACCGCCGACGACCAGCATCAAGATCAAGACGCTACGGAGGGTGACTCATGCCCGAGTTACCCATTGCGTTGGGGGCGTGGTGTCTCCCGTCCTGGCGAACCTGTTCCTGCACTACGCGTTCGACACCTGGATGGCCCGGGAGTTCCCGTCCGTCTGGTTCGAACGCTACGCGGATGA
- a CDS encoding 2OG-Fe(II) oxygenase, giving the protein MTWKSRLPLVVESAIPLSLCGALMDHVKNHTARPRTYQGVIDESLRKSEYVEIPTHLEEAVISHCAAQLRGHFEIAPQRIPTQPAVVYRYGPGVGFVAHHDEVTDIERERARTNGQPVVGGDLTLVIWLNTPDSYGGGELFFENPAQEIKPPCGTLVAFPATRDHIHGVRPITSGERVTLVVRIDAERL; this is encoded by the coding sequence ATGACCTGGAAGAGCCGCTTACCGCTCGTCGTAGAGAGCGCGATCCCCCTCAGCCTCTGCGGAGCGCTGATGGACCACGTGAAGAACCACACCGCCCGCCCGCGTACCTACCAGGGCGTCATCGACGAATCGCTGCGCAAGAGCGAGTACGTCGAGATCCCGACGCACCTCGAAGAGGCGGTCATCTCGCACTGCGCCGCCCAATTGCGTGGCCACTTCGAGATCGCCCCGCAACGGATACCCACCCAGCCGGCGGTCGTCTACCGCTACGGCCCCGGCGTCGGCTTCGTCGCCCACCACGACGAGGTCACCGACATCGAACGCGAGCGGGCCCGTACCAACGGACAACCCGTCGTCGGCGGCGACCTCACCCTCGTGATCTGGCTCAACACCCCTGACTCCTACGGCGGCGGCGAGCTGTTCTTCGAGAACCCCGCCCAGGAGATCAAGCCGCCCTGCGGCACCCTGGTCGCCTTCCCGGCCACCCGCGACCACATCCACGGCGTACGGCCGATCACGAGCGGCGAACGCGTCACCCTCGTCGTACGCATCGATGCCGAACGCCTTTGA